A portion of the Edaphobacter lichenicola genome contains these proteins:
- a CDS encoding LLM class flavin-dependent oxidoreductase, with protein sequence MPASSTPGQALANSIELAKLVDGLGYNRFWMSEHHAMDTLACTAPEVMLARIGAETKRIRIGSGGIMLPHYTSLKVAECFRMLHALYPDRVDLGIGRAPGGGPIEALALKRERKTRMLDDFPDQVSELLAFLGHRFPEGHPFAGIRVSPEMPGGPDVWMLGSSMWSSAAAVEFGLPYSFAHFFSPVHTRAAIETYRRSFTSSIYRTEPEATVAVGVICAETQEEAEFLASSVRLLQRRIRQGDRRPVASPEDAVRELKLLGDMPMEEGEWPRYFVGTPSLVREQLEEMAAELGINELIVNTIVWEQAKRLRSYELLAGEFEK encoded by the coding sequence GTGCCGGCATCCAGCACGCCCGGGCAGGCTTTAGCGAACTCCATTGAGCTGGCAAAGCTGGTGGATGGGCTTGGATATAACCGGTTTTGGATGTCTGAGCACCACGCGATGGACACTCTGGCCTGTACTGCGCCGGAGGTGATGCTGGCGCGGATTGGCGCAGAGACGAAGCGGATTCGGATCGGATCGGGTGGCATTATGCTGCCGCACTACACGTCGCTGAAGGTGGCGGAGTGCTTTCGGATGCTGCATGCGCTTTATCCGGACCGGGTGGACCTGGGGATTGGCCGCGCGCCTGGGGGTGGGCCGATCGAGGCGCTGGCGTTGAAGCGGGAGCGCAAGACCAGGATGCTGGATGATTTTCCGGATCAGGTGAGTGAGCTGCTGGCGTTTCTGGGTCATCGCTTTCCGGAGGGGCATCCGTTTGCGGGGATACGGGTTTCGCCGGAGATGCCAGGTGGGCCGGACGTGTGGATGCTGGGGTCGAGCATGTGGAGCTCGGCGGCGGCGGTGGAGTTTGGCCTGCCGTACTCGTTTGCTCATTTCTTCAGCCCGGTGCATACACGGGCGGCGATTGAGACGTATCGGCGGAGTTTTACTTCGAGCATTTACCGGACTGAACCTGAGGCTACGGTTGCTGTCGGCGTAATCTGTGCGGAGACACAGGAGGAGGCAGAGTTTCTGGCTTCGAGCGTGCGTCTGCTGCAGCGGAGGATTCGGCAGGGAGACCGCAGGCCTGTGGCATCGCCGGAGGATGCGGTACGGGAGCTGAAGCTGCTTGGCGACATGCCGATGGAGGAGGGTGAGTGGCCGCGATACTTCGTCGGCACGCCTTCGCTGGTGCGCGAGCAGCTGGAAGAGATGGCTGCTGAGTTAGGGATCAACGAATTGATTGTGAATACGATCGTGTGGGAACAGGCGAAGCGGCTGCGGAGTTATGAGCTGTTGGCGGGAGAGTTTGAAAAGTAG